GCTTAAAACTTCATACAACCGTAGAATTGAAtgtgtttcttaagaaataagacTAGAAATATTTCAgactcatttaaataaaataaatgatacaaAATTACAAGTACAGCGCattaatgaaaaaatctagaaaGTAAACAAATGTAATATGAAAATTGTGCTGTACCTAAACAATATTGTATTCAAATTgtttatctataaaatattaaagtacctTTTGAATCTATGTTCTTTATAAGCGAGAAGAAAGGGCTTATCATGTAAGAATTTTCCGAAAAAATCGCTTTGAGTTACGTCAAAcgataatttacttttttatcttcAAATCTAGTCTTAAAAAGGTTTAAGAGTGCTTTTCTACCTGTGAGATGGCTATCAATATTGTCGTGATTGAAAGTAAATAATGGCTAGCTAATATGAAAATAAGTactatcaaaaaacaaaataacgatAATCTACGGAAAAGTACTGAATTCGGTGAACTCaatgaaaaagcttttaaatattCGTGTTCCAAGAACGTATCATAAgaatttgttttacaatttcGTATTTATGTTTCCACAAAATATGTTTACCTTGAATCATATCAAGATCACTTTATCCAAAACTTTTCTTAAGATTCAACATTTTTAGCCTCTTCAACTGTACTTAGTACCTaatgaaaaaactgaaaactacagaactttttttttctatatttatctGAGTGTGAAGTCTGCCttatgcgagtgaaaccgcgggcaacaGCAAGGAAGTTATAATCAGAATCTTCGCGAAAgccataggtaggtactacccGCGGTTAGGGTTGACAGTTTGTAATTACTTATGGACGGATAGGTCCTTTAACATGTAGCCAAGTATCCTCCCGCGGTCTCAGGATTGATTTGCTTACCTATTTTGACTTGTGATTAATTTACCTTGTTTTATAATAGACTACCTGTTCCCTGTAGCTCCGCCCACGACACGAGGGAACTACTTGACACGTACTTATctctaatgaaaaatatttttctgaaaagaTACTCACTTGAAAGTTAAACATTTCAGCCATAATGATATACGGCATAGGCGATATGCCGCCTGCGTACACGAAGACATACGTTACTATGGCAACCACAGGTATCCATCCTGGTGTTGAACCTCCTTGGTTCTGAATCAGCATTGTTGTTCCCAAGACTACATGGGCTAGCACTGCTCCAGCGAATGCTATGCTAATGAGAGGCTGAAAGCAGAATTCCTTTTTTAAacataactttttttgtttgacattTCGTTTGACAGTTTTGAAACCATAATTCGAATACTCCTAAAATCAAAGTTAGACAATCAACACTATATAGGTACTTTCTGCAAAATGAAGAGGGATGAATTGACATCATATTTACATCGGTAATGCCAATAAAATGTGTTATGTGAGACGACAATTACTTAGAATAAGATATAGtcaatgtacagtcaacttcaggtcagtggtaacagtttcataggaaaatcgtacttattactattgagttaaggtgcatgacagttaacACTGATGTGCCTATAGGTAATAATCGAAGCTCTAAAGCACCCTACGGCAAACTAAATCTTAGACAAAGTGTTCTAAAAATCACAGCAAGTTTCATCACACACCCATGCTCTAGTTATTTAGTCTAGCTCATCCTACATCCTTCACGGTCTGCCGCGATTGAACGCCTTcggaatataatataaataaatatgatttcaGACTCGTAAATATTTAGTGCAGATTATATTATAAGCTCCGCTGTTTGGTCAACCTTGCTAGCAGTATACATTTTCACAGTCCAAAGCATAAATGGTTCGGTTTCTTAAAACTCGGTTAAATAGTTTTTTGGAGTAGGTAGATATTGTTATGGGAAATtatacatcctactaatattataaacgcgaaagtttgtatgtatggatgtatggatgtatggatgtatggatgtttgttactctttcacgcaaaaactactgaatggattttaatgaaactttacaataatatagcttatacatcagaataacacataggctacaatttgtaaacatattgttcgaaatactaaacctgcgcagacgaagtcgcgggcaccagctagtatataACATAAATTGTATATTAGATCagattataataaacaaaatattctacGTATCCATGGGCTATCTATCATTGcatcaattttttaaatcggaccagtagttcctttgacaagcacgttcaaacaaactcttcatctctataatattatgtacatagcAACTCAACGAATACGAGAATTCAAACGCCCTATCGCTGCATATCAGCGGTTTCTCTGTGATTCTTTAATTCCTGTCTAGCAAAGACTCAGTCATTTTCTGCATCTGTAGCTTTGATTAAATTCTTTGCGGAGTCCAGGACAACTTCATTTTGTCTCGGACTAACTGTGACGTCACGAGTTCATCTTGCTTCTTTATTAGTTTACATCTTATCGCAGTCGAGTTTCTCTTGTATTTGATTTAACTGTTTGTCACCTCTGCATTCAGTTATAGTTACTCTTGCTATTTGTTGGCTAgcttaataattgtatttatcaGTCTTTATTACAGATCTGTTTCAAAAAGCATTAATTGACAGTCTAATCAATCATGATCCTAAGTTCAtctaaaaactatttaaacgaTTGATGAGTCTTTTTACTGAGGTCAAAAGCCGCATATGATTTGCAGATTACAGATATTAATgggttcaattgtttttaaacgCAGAGCATTAAGGAGCAGATAAAATTGAACTGGATTGGCATACCACAAAACCGTGATGATAAACTGTCAAATTGTAATGTTACTGCTATGATTACCGACCACAATATTGTATATGTCCTACATAAACTAGTTGTAGCACTAAAGTGTTATAACCAGCATCTACAACATTGACAAACATTAAAAGAACTTCAATAAGTCTtattctaacactgaaagttcCTACTCAAAGTGACGGGTATAAGAAAATATCGAGCAATATACATGTTTTGAACCTCTCAACTCTCTCACTTTGAGTCGTAAGGTTgcatattaaaagttttatatagaATTCAGTAGTTGCTTAGCAAAGTGGACTCTCCTGTCACATTTATTATAGAAACTTTATAACATACTTTTGTTTCGCAATATTTCCGTATACCGAGAAAATGGCATACGTTGCTAGAATTGTTAAACGTAACTTGTTACTGCTATACGCATTCCTGAATATACATATTCTCTGTGAAACGACTCTTGTGTTCTATGATAGGGACACTAAAAAAGCCAACCGATTCGGAGTAATAAAgtataatttcatacaaaattatttagctTTTCATACAACCTCTAAACGTTTCCTTCGAAAAACAAACGACTTATCTTCTTCTCcttttacctaaatataaaCGAAGAACATAACTTGTTTAAAGACTGATTTACCGCTTAACGCAACCGAcgcaaaaactaaaaaataaatttgattttAGCTCCGAGGAAGTTTAAAAGCTTACAAAAACTACTTTGTCCTTGCAAGTTGTGTTAACTGGGaaaatatctgttttattgGCAAAGAGCCAACGCCACCGTTTGCGCCGACCGTACGTCCTTTGAACccgaaatgttatttttacaccAGTTTCTAAAGTCTAAACGAGAGATAGGCGATAGGGGTAGACTGTGGAAGCTTGATTCTCAAAGTTGGAAAATTGTGTTGCATGCAGCGTGATTGTGATTACCTACTGTTTAGGTTTTTGGACGATTTATTGTAAAAGTCATTATACCTACAAATACCTATATAGGAGGGGTAAACtttaatggccttactacaaaaacttaaacacctgtctaaaaaaaatgtggctgcaaaatgaaccataatgtcaacgtcataatttgacatttttttagacaactcttaaactgacttttaaaagtttttgtggtaagacggtaagtgAGCATAGTGTTGTTATTTAATACTTAATAGCTCTCGATAGCTTTATATGTATAGTTGCCAGGAATGATATATGTTCTCACCACATTATACACGAATACTATTTCAATTCAACGAAATTTGAAATGTGGATTGAAGTGTCGTTTTGAGAATAATTTGAATACTGACTCAGCAAATATAGACCTTAAGCGTAATAATATTACATGTTACGATCATTTGCCAAACGGCTTCATTATATcaagtaaataatttcaaatatgacagaaaaatatatcattgaATTTCTGAGAATATTTGGCTCTGAAGTGAAGTACCATTATGTTCTGAATAGTCCTTTATGAGGGTCTCTATATCGAAAGTTCAAGGAGCATTAACGATTACGAACCGTTGTGTGCTTAATAAGAGAAGGGACAGAAGGATCAGTCGTAATGATACATGTCAACATAAATCACCATAGTAAAGTCTGAAAAGTTTGAGGCAAAAATTACCttgtaaaacttaatttattagccCCGAAGCTAATTCGCTTAGCACAGCCTTTATTAGCGCCAACCAAGGTATGTCTCTGGTGTACTATTTAGAAATAGTGTCTGTATATATTTCTCAAAATTAAAGTACTCGAATGAAAATTTAATACTAACAAGATGAATAATGAATTAGCAGTGGTCCGCGAAGGTTGGCAGTAACGAGCAGCATTTTTAAATTGTGGCTTAATTTGTACAAATTTAGTGAGTTTCGTAATTATCTAACGTGGATTTTTAATCATTTGCTCTCTATTTTGAAGCCCATTTATGGctacttcaattttatttaaaacaaaacagttttgtGATTTAGTCTTACAGTTAAAATGTTTCAACTTATTTTGCGTCTAAATCTTTATACAGCAAAATTCTATTGAGGTTAACTATTGAaactgtttttgttataatatattCCATCGCAAAATAAGCACAAATCACCGCTCAACAAATTCTCAAAAAATAAGATACGTGAAAATAAAAGGTTGGAAACTCAACAGCGATTTCTCAACTAATCCGATCAGAAATAAAGATTACTCGCACAAACAcatttatcaaaattactttGGAAAGCTTTTACCTTTCGTCCGAACTTTTCCACACAACTCATTGAGATAAATGAGCCAAGGATCATAACTGCGGGGAAGCTGAGAGTTTGAAGTTCTGGGTTCCAAGTGACACCGGCCGATTTCAAAATGGCGGGGGAGTATGTTAGTGTCGCGAAGTTGCCGCTGTTGGTCTGAAGTGTCACTAAGAGCATGATGAGGAGGAAGCCTCGACGCCATGCTTTGTTTTTCACTGAAATGTTAAGGTGATGTTAGTATTGATTGATCTATGGCTTCAAATTGATGATGTGAATTTAGTGTTGAACCTTTACACAGTACTATTATTTATGATGAGGGCTTAGCAGTAGCATAATTGGAATCTAAGACCATATTTTAAGTAGAAAGTAAACTGATGCTTGATTAATTGTTTCGTAATACATTTGCACACAAAAAACTTCTAAGTCCTGTCCACAGAAAAAAAGAcagcagataaaaaaataaccttaacCTAAATCCACCTTACTTTATTCCACCATTTTTCTAAAAGAAGTATTTTAGTAATTCAAGCCCTGACAGGCTGAGAGACTTGTAAATCGTTTAGCAGTTAACAAGTACTCAAAGGCTAAACTACACTTAGAAACGTGATGGATTTAAAAAGCCGGGCGGGCTAAGCTTCAACAATctcttttgaaaaataaaatttaaaatagtcATGACATTAAGGTACAATCTTTAATGAGGCAGTTTTTATAGaatgaaaatattcaattatatttcatttaatataaataaaaatgaatcgcaaaatgtgttggtaagcgcataactcaacaacgcctggaccaatttggctaattcttctttttgttgtgtttgttattgtaaggagaaggttcttatgaaaaaaaaaaattgggtaaagtagagaagtcagttgacgggagcgaagccgcgggcaaaagctagtttaatataaattaattatgtgaaATAGCTGAACCACCTCTCTCTGAGAGCTAATCGTAAATCACTTAATCGCACCAATTCTTCGTTTTGTCAAGTCCAGTTTCAGTAAATCGGTACAATGGAATAGTTTAAGCATAGCTGGCAGGGCACTTGCATTAAGCTTAACATCGTTGATTTTTTGGGTTGTTTTAAGCACTTGTTCCTTATTTTAACTGTTCCCTCCACTGATAGATACAGGTCTCCCCCAATGATCGCCtatgctcgatcttcagcaacccgcaacCACTAATGCCTTTATCTAGCCTGCCCTTCTTTTATGCATATGgatcttaattaattttagtaggaACAACATACAAAGTTGTGGTTGAACTGAAATATGTGGTActtgctttgaaatattaaaCGTTTTTCTACTCACATATGCTTAAGAAAGAAACCTTTGGCAACGAGTTATAAGTGAGTTCTTCATTCCTCATGTAGTcaatttcattttgtatttcctTGTCATTGACATCCAATCTTCTCAGAAAGGCTATAGTTGCGGCTGCTTCCTGGAATTTTTACTTTGATCATAATACATCCTTTATAATAGGCAAGTATATGAATTTCCTTTCTCTATATGAGTTTTTATGCAAATCTGTGATGGTATTTGTCAATTCTTGGAAATGATCTGCTATGCCTAGTACATACCGTATGTAACTTATCTCAGATGTGTTTTGGTtatgacaaataataatatatacttGGTGCGTTATATACATAAACATTTTCAGTAGACGCCAATATTTtcccaattttttatttaccatacaaaCATTCTCATTGGTGGAGAAAATCTGCTACCTGCAGTGTGATTCTCGAGAGAACAACACAGTATTCCTGAACACGATTTTCGGTTCACCTGATATCAATTATGCACGTACTCATACAGAACTTAAGCGTGAGGAGGGGGGAGGGAGGGGGCGAACCTTTTGTTTCTTACATTTTCCATTACACTTCTTTTACGCCTTGTTTTTACtttggtttgtattttttttctggcaATTTTATTGGGAAGAGCCTCCGTTATCAAGTATTGAAGTTGTAGATCTAGTAGCTTCCAGGTAAGGCCAATTGCTTTTCTTTAGAAACTGTACCTAACAAAAAACTTTGTTAAGCGTTCTGGATTATAGATATTTAGTACCTAGTAGATTGATAAAGGCTTTTTTCTTTATATGACACTAACTTATTTGTGACAAAAGGTAGATGATTAATTACAAGATCTCTATCTCACTCGTCAGAAAACAGGCAtgatatcattttatattacaataaattaatcaattgcTATTCCTCTTAACATATTGGTTACTTACAAACAGTTCTCATTATTTATATGTACCGCTACTATTTTATCCAGTTCAAATATATTTCCTAGTTATTAATGGATAAGTAAATTGCCCCATTACCGGGGCTTTGTGAACGAATATATCACTTTGCCGTAATGAACTAGTGTTAACGGACTGTAAGAGAATTGTAGCTCAGACTCACTATGTGTAATTGGAGTATATAAATGTGGGAAAAAGGAAAAACTTTCTTAAATTAAGAAGCAACTCATTGCGAACAAATCAAATGTTTTCTTGGAAAATTCTGCCAACCAACCTTGTGTTGGAAATAAATTGTGTACAATGTTTAATGAGTAAATAGATGAATACctagaattattaaaaaactgaCGAATGAAAGTCAAACAAATATTGACTTGCttataaaaacttgatactacactaaataaatattacgacTGTTTGTAGACAGCATGGAAACTATGTAATCTATGATTCAAATAGAcggtaaatatattaaaacgaaaaaacgATAAACAAACTTACTCAGAATCAAGTTGAGTgggaaaacaaaaaattatcaaGAGAAAGATTGAAATCATTTTGCCTTTAGAAAACTATAGAATATTAATGTTCAACCTCTTAAATTTCAGCCTTAGTACTGCAGCCTGTAATAGTAGACAgtaccttaaaataaaaaataaacttacctcAATCCTCccctttttaaacaaaaacgcAGGTGACTCTGGGGCCTTTATCATAAAGACAATAGTCACTACAGGCACCCAAACGACGATCCATAGTACAGTATAATAATCCAAGTACAATCCCATTGCAAACATGGTTAAAATGCCAATATTTTGGAACAAAATTATGAAGGAACCTAAAACCCCCCTTATGTCGTCCCGACTTATTTCTCTTACGTACATCGGAACGACATTGTAGCAACCACCGGCCGATAAACCCCCGCATAACCGGGCTATGATTAGCACCGATAAGTTTGCTGAAGACAGCTTCATTATCCAGCAGACCTGAAATGTGGTCAGaatataattagaaaaatataatggtaatatttttaattatgagaGTAAGAGAGTTAGACATTACCGTTCGGTTTTTTTACGCACGACAAATTCCGAGCGTCAAAAAGCTGTCGGGCGTTTTATCGTGTCATTGTTTGAAatggtagttgtcaattgtttgttgttataCGGCATAATACGACTCCACCCGTATGTTCAGATTAAATTAAAGCGGAAAATTCACTAGTGTGAAAGGGGTGTAAAGACaatatattatttctgttattgttGTCTTTACATAGCATGTTAATTAAATGGAATATCCTATCGGATATCTTATTATTGTTGTTTCATAAGTATTTATGGAACAAAGGAGATATAATTAGAACAATATGAATAGATTGGCTCAAAGGATCAAATGCTACCTTTGTTAGCTTAAACGTAGAAAAGCAATCttgattaatataattacatCCTAATAACACAAACAGatcgcaattttatttattattgttcttaGATATTGGAGAAATATTTAGCTTTATACTTTTGTTACACTTTCAATACTAAACATTGACTATTCGAAAATATTGATCGTCAAATCACAGTAACCATTTAGTTGATTTGTATCAGAACGTTTATGTCGACCATGCAGAACGTCATAATGTTCTATTTGAGCTGCCCACATAGCTCAAATAGAACATTATTGCTGTTCTCCCATTTCAAAACCTACGCATTTGCATTACCTATCtacattgacatatattctagcgatagacaagaacatccatacaaataatttacccgcttatgtcgtctgttgacatctcgttgacgtattgtgacatgtagtcatcctcattgatgttaattgctgaagtgtcgctcgtattttgcctacatttttcattactcaaaaagtttatatctaagtgaattcaaaatcatgtaatatatcaaaaagtttatttatatctaattgaatgcaaaatcatgtaatatattaaaaccaggaacttattttaagagtttttaatattaattacgatgttttttttcttaagagggctatcacaaattttcgcgaatttaattattttttcttgaaagtaagaacataccatgacaaagtgaagtctgttttcattgatattttacctactgccagttttatggcacatctgtttctgcacgattttcttaatccataatttaagatggcgggcgggaacaaattaatgcatatttgtaaaattgaattataaatgaaaagtatgatatacaagcgttgtaatagcatgaacagcgtgtaattttactaacttgactctcgaatagtttatatgtgtaagtttataccttgatatgtattttctattttataattgtcgtttcatagacatccatctgacgcaggcgtcaaaatcgctctgatttgccattttgggcactgcatagtctgcactgcagttcagtgtggtaagctttttgttcggaacgttctatctagtacgtagtacatatatatcgatgcctatctataatatataaaatctaTGATGATACTCAATTTGTAATGGCAGATAGGTTAAACAAGAGAGTGCAGATATGACTGAtgtccttttgtttttgaaaaaaaaatcacgtagTTTTAGTTCCCCCACTAGataaacagccttacttataaaaatcaacaaatcatcttctaagcattgttttaagtaattactacttaaagccttaagtagtgcttaaattattttgaccgataaacgttgcttaagcatgtcttaagtaatgaacagataatgacataaaaacatactaatttctcaacactaccggaatgttggtagcttaaaaaaatatttgtcatcaaaacgttgtgtaatggcaacaatggcatccgtaaaatataaaattaaaaagttgagctttCAATAAacccggaaatgaaaaatcagctggtaagaatccagccattttgataattagcgggttaaacaagggtgtgaggctacttaatttgacagctcatttaagacattgctaagaaaatgatttaggtaagccacgtttataagaaagattttttcttaaacacccattaagtataacttattatttaattcacatttataagtaagactgttacagccttacttataaaaatcaactaatcatcttctaagcattgttttacctaattactacttaaagccttaagtagtgattaaattattttgacctataaacgttgcttaagtaTGTCTTAAGTAGTGAACAGATAATgccataaaaacatactaatttctcaacactaccgcaatgttggtagcttaaaaaaatatttgtcatcaaaacgttgtgtaatggcaacaatggcatccgtaaaatataaaattaaaaagttgagctgtcaataaaccggaaattaaaaatcagctggtacgaattcagccattttgctaattagcgggttaaacaagggtgtgaggctacttaatttgacagctcatttaagacattgctaagaaaatgatttagtttagccacgtttataagtaagtttttttcttaaacaccccttaagtataacttattatttaattcacgtttattaGTAAGGCTGATGGTCTTCAGCCACCAACCAATCTACCTTTCTCCGTAGCAATTGTCATCTCAATCGGTTCTGCTGTTTTACCAAGAAAGTATTTTACTAAGGAATAATTTCGTTAATATCTGTTTGTGTATTTGTTTCTGTTCCAAacgtacatttttttaaactatcggGTAATAATTTCAATCGCCCTGGATATATGTATCGTGATTCGTGTTCATCTTTACATTTCTACAacacaatacaataaattattcaccTGAGTGAACGATGTACCGCAATTATACAAATTGGCCGATTATAATATCGTGGaatcgataaattattttagattcTGACCTTTTTGAACAAAGAAACGTCGatgtaaattatttagtttgtttttcaaactgttccgtttttatttctatttttaatcaCTTACGATATACATCGATTGTGACTCATTTACTCAATTCAGATTGACTCGATACAGGTGTGATGGGAACATTCCTTATACGCTGTTGTACTATagcatttaaatatgtataagttgaaaagttttttgCCTACTTTAGATACAAAATTGTAGCTAGAAATAACATATTGTTGATATATCTGAACGACATGAATACAGCATCGGATATTAAATCTAGTCTCTAGATTGAAATGACTAttcttgtatttttaatatgtcCTGTGAAAACGTTTACTCAGCTTAGAAATTACTCAATGtacgtgattatattttttttttataaaaagtccataaagtatataaaaagtatctatttatgtgatattattttggcaaaaaataaattgttcttaCCGCTTGCAATGCAGCCATAATTATAATGGCAACCTTCCTCCCATACGTGTCCACGATATAAGCGAATAGGGGGACTCCAAACGTCGCCGACATACAAAGAGCGCTTGCTATCCACGAGATCTCATAGTCCGATAGTGTGTAGCCAGCCGGGGACGCATCTGATTGTAAAACTTTTGTCATTGGCGACACCCATCCCGCTTGGAAACCGTATGTCAACAGTGTGGTGTTCGCTGCAAATGAAGCAAGCCCTTTATTTCCTGACAACCTTTAAAGTTGAAGTTTTAGATGAGTATGGCCTTAAATAGAATGCTAAATAGTTGTATGACGTACTTTCTAGATTGTTCGATGTTACCTACGATTGACGCCTACTCGTATTTctaattttatagtttaaacTAGCTTTATACATTCGGAGAACTTAGTAGCTAATTATAATACACGATAactaattttagtaaaatatgcaTATCGCGatgtctatatttatttttttagtcaaCACTTTGAGGGAAAGCGCCTTAAGTAGGAACGAAATTAAAACTAAACCGAATCGCGTGCTACCGCGGGCGATGATAGCAGGACATCGGATTTTCACATATTCGTCCTCAGCGCGGTTAGGCACTTTAACCACTTTCGAGCGGAGCAATGCTTTACAGTTACCACAATCCAGGTTTCACCTTTCATACgctttttaaatatcaaattttattttattttcagcatcATTTGTTTACTCCAAGAGATTCTTTAaccatgttttattaaaaaaaaaaaaacaataactactGGACCAAGAGCCATATCTATCTATAGtgctattttttttgcttttagttttttttgctgTGGCAACATTATGAGCAGGTCGTGAAAAAACGGCTCTgcagataatttttattctaaaaatataaatctagtgctaatttaagttaattgtgcaattaaaatagataaaactatcaaattattgttaaacttAGTTTTGTTCTCGTGTTCGTGACGACGTTTGCAATTTCAAACAAGTTTATAATCAGCTGTTCAATGTGCCGGCTGTCAAAAGGATAAAGTTTGAATATTACTTCAAACCCGGGGAgtatagtgtttttattttaataacattgtcGTGTACACAACATTACACCAACAATACACTACACCCAAAGCAATACGCGGCTCATTGTTATGAGCTACTGTCATTGCAGTGCACACCGGCACAGTTAGTGTCTCATTCTGCCTTCAAATTGTGAAAACAGAATTGACGACGATAACGTTCGCCTACACACAATAACATTACAAATTACTCTGCCACCAATAAATTTTGCTGTAAAACCTTGACATTGCTGACCTACAAGATTGTACTATTTGATTGAcctttattacaaaaatccCAACTTTGTATAATGTTGTTTACCACACTTATGCTTTAGCCTAGTATTTTGCATAACTGTGTAATCAATATCTAATTGTTGCGAACCTTCCATATCATATACTTTCccctttctttatttaaaaattaataaaaagcttACCCtccattttgatataaaaaatataatcttatagTCCACTTCTATATTTTCCAAATTTCACAAATCCCTATACCTTTACAGTCTATTTCCTTTGTTCACTAACACATTAATCAACATCTTTAAAGCTATTCTTTAACTTTTTAGGTACTAACAATACAACAATTAGAGATGATGA
This genomic window from Helicoverpa armigera isolate CAAS_96S chromosome 13, ASM3070526v1, whole genome shotgun sequence contains:
- the LOC110384398 gene encoding facilitated trehalose transporter Tret1; the encoded protein is MAVEVDSVCGKKGSAFMQWLVAMLANTTLLTYGFQAGWVSPMTKVLQSDASPAGYTLSDYEISWIASALCMSATFGVPLFAYIVDTYGRKVAIIIMAALQAVCWIMKLSSANLSVLIIARLCGGLSAGGCYNVVPMYVREISRDDIRGVLGSFIILFQNIGILTMFAMGLYLDYYTVLWIVVWVPVVTIVFMIKAPESPAFLFKKGRIEEAAATIAFLRRLDVNDKEIQNEIDYMRNEELTYNSLPKVSFLSILKNKAWRRGFLLIMLLVTLQTNSGNFATLTYSPAILKSAGVTWNPELQTLSFPAVMILGSFISMSCVEKFGRKPLISIAFAGAVLAHVVLGTTMLIQNQGGSTPGWIPVVAIVTYVFVYAGGISPMPYIIMAEMFNFQIRAKVMGCLVTHAWFMSFLNLASFTGLANLLGTHSVVYCYAGINLLGAFVSLVFLPETKGKTAEQIEVDLRGK